In one Choloepus didactylus isolate mChoDid1 chromosome 1, mChoDid1.pri, whole genome shotgun sequence genomic region, the following are encoded:
- the LOC119527156 gene encoding translation initiation factor IF-2-like, producing the protein MCAVCSDNRYRGEGAALEAARGGGGCAAALRQGPARGERGGTWPPAATQGTLQEPDSRARSGDAPSRFQTLRSSVLRSPGPGSHLRACCGDLLAAAGFPGTQTPLRTLCPAVTPSSAPCFWAPPAPAPQVQPPASGPLQGPSPGAPRGVSSRPAQPRVRPLFPAPRRLRTPARAAQRPRPTFVRQPLQAECEVPPPAAHPGGRPAARPGLASPAPAPAPAPARAPPPPGRAAQRSAGEGPGPRAPRAWAAAQGVESVGRPPGARLRPLSPRLSSDSPRRARAFPGAGGGAGRRGRSRGGGLERDPEEPEPPRLLPNLPRAGSRTISNLPHSCPSNLQPNHHRSVNE; encoded by the exons ATGTGTGCTGT ATGTTCAGACAACAGGTACAGGGGCGAAGGAGCAGCCCTGGAGGCGGCCCGGGGCGGAGGGGGCTGCGCCGCAGCGCTGCGGCAGGG GCCAGCTCGCGGGGAGCGAGGAGGCACGTGGCCGCCCGCAGCGACCCAAGGCACGCTCCAGGAACCAGACTCGCGGGCCCGGTCCGGGGATGCGCCCTCGAGGTTTCAGACCCTCCGCTCCAGCGTCTTGCGGTCTCCCGGCCCCGGGTCCCACCTCCGCGCGTGCTGCGGAGACCTCCTCGCCGCCGCCGGCTTTCCGGGAACCCAGACTCCGCTCCGCACCCTGTGTCCTGCGGTAACCCCTTCGAGCGCCCCCTGCTTCTGGGCGCCCCCTGCTCCAGCGCCTCAAGTCCAGCCGCCCGCCTCTGGCCCCCTGCAGGGACCCTCACCAGGCGCCCCTCGAGGTGTCAGCTCCAGGCCGGCTCAGCCCCGGGTCCGCCCTCTGTTCCCGGCGCCGCGCAGGCTGCGCACCCCAGCCCGGGCGGCGCAGAGGCCGCGTCCTACCTTCGTCCGGCAGCCGCTGCAGGCAGAGTGCGAGGTTCCTCCGCCAGCCGCGCATCCCGGCGGCCGCCCTGCGGCCCGGCCCGGCCTCGCCAGCCCGGctccggccccggccccggccccagcccgggccccgcccccgccggGCCGGGCGGCGCAGCGCAGCGCTGGGGAGGGCCCCGGGCCCAGGGCGCCGCGGGCATGGGCAGCCGCGCAGGGTGTGGAGAGTGTCGGGCGGCCGCCAGGCGCTCGGCTCCGGCCCCTGAGCCCGCGGCTAAGCAGCGACTCTCCCCGGAGAGCGCGCGCTTTCCCGGGCGCTGGGGGCGGGGCGGGCAGGCGCGGGCGGTCTCGAGGAGGGGGGCTGGAGCGGGACCCCGAGGAGCCCGAGCCGCCGCGCCTCCTTCCTAACCTCCCCCGGGCCGGCTCGCGCACCATCTCCAATCTCCCCCACTCCTGTCCTTCCAACCTTCAACCTAATCACCACCggtcagtgaatgaatga